The nucleotide sequence GTGGTGCTGGCCGGGTTGGTCAGAATACCACTGATGGCCGAAGTCGACGAGGACGTGCTGCCCTCCACCGAGAGGTTGGTGATGATGTTGTTGGTCACCGTTTCCGAAGGCGGCGAGCTGAAGTTGTAGTACCCGTTTAGGGTGGAGCTGCTCGTGCCGCTCGATACAATGCGGTTGTTGCTGATGGTGTTGCCCGAGGCCGTAACGGCCGCCGTGCCCGCACTGATGCAGAACATAGTGCCGCTGGTACTGGCCGTCGAGCCACCTTTGGTATTGCCGCTGAGCTGATTGTTGAGGATGTTGAGCGTTGTGGGGCCGCTGCCCGATATCAGGTAGAATGCCCCCGTGCCCGGCACCGTGTTGTTGCTGACGGTATTGCCCGAGATATTGACCGTGCCCGCCGTGGCTGAGTTATACAGGCCGTAGAAAATGCCGCTCGTGGCCGTGGTGTAGGTGCAACCCGTCACGGTATTGCCCGTGATGTTGATGGTGTTGGTCGTGCCCGTCGCTCCGATGCCGCTCTCGATGCCCGACAGCTGCGACGTGGTGGCGCCGCTGGCCAGGGTCACGGTGTTGTTGAGGAAGTCGAGGCTGGCGGCGGCGCCGGCGTTGCCGTAGATGCCGCGCAGCGTGCTCGTGACGGTGGAAGCCGCTACCGGCGTCGAGGCCGTGGCCGAAGTGTAGTTGGCCGTGCTGTTGACCAGGTTGTTGGCCACTTTGTAGCCGTTCTGGTAGTTGCCGCCAATGCCCCATCCCGAAGCCGAGCCGCCGAAGTTGCCGACGGTGTTGCCGGCTGCCGCGCCGGCGGGCGTCAGGCCCACCTGGTTGTTCTGGTCGAAGTTGGCCAGTGGCGTAGTGGCACTGCCCGCCGAGAAGTCAATGCCTTTCAGAGCATTGCTCACCACGTTGCCGTACACCAGGTTGTTGGAGTTGGCGCCGGCCGGGCTGGTGGCCGGTATTGCCGTAGCGCTGGCCGTGCCCGAAGCCAGCCCCGCAATACCGATGGTAGCGGCATTGGTCTTGTTGAGCGTCACCACGCAGTTGCGGATGATGTTGTTCTGGCAGCCATCCGTAGCCGAAGCCCGAAACAGCCCGTAGCCAAACTCCATCTGCGTGGTTGTGGTGGTATTGGTGGCGCTTTCCGCCACATCAAGGCCGTCAAACGTCACGTAGTCGGCCCCCGAAAGCCGGATGATGCCATCGGTGGTGGTGCTGGCCCCGGCGCCGGCCGTGATGAGCGGATTGGCCCCGGTCCCGGCTTTTTGGAACACGATTGGGTTAGCCGCCGTGCCGCTCGCCGTCAGCGTGAGGTTGGCGGCGGTTTCGGTGTAGCCCGCCGCAATGTTGATGGTGACCCCGCCCGCCGGCACGCCGTTGGTATTCAGGTCGGTGATGGCCGCCGCTAGGGTGGCATAGTCACCCGGCAGGGTGCGCACCGTCTGGGCCTGGGCCGCCGTGGCCCCCAGCAGACCCAGCAGGGCCAGCAGCGGCAGGCGCCGCTGCCAGCGGCCGGTTTGCAGCCCCGGGGCGGGGTGGGTCCCGTCGGTGGCTGCTGTTAGTAAAGATGTAAGCATAGAAAAGAAAAAGAGGGTAAAAAAAGAGGAAGCAAAGCAGGTAGGCGGGTGCGCTCGGCAAAGCCTCAGCAGCGGGTAGGGCTACTGGGCGGCGGAGCCGGCGAAACGCGTGAACAATCAGAGAAGATGCGGCATAAAGAAGGGCCAGAAGAGGGCGGAAGTATAATAAAGCCCTGATTGCATATTCATGGGATAAATACAGTATGGGCGGCGTAAAGTACAGGTTTCGCGTCACTATCCAATAGCGTTCTTTGAGGTGCAACTGCCTGACAGGCTGCCGTAAAATCCAAAGCGGCCCTGGCATACGCCAGGGCCGCTTTGCAGCAATGAAAATGAGGCCGAAGGAGCAGTTTGCGGAGGCTTCCGCAATAGCCGGCGGTTCAGTTGTATCTACAGGTCCTTTACCGCCGGCGCCATGGTGATGCGGCCCAGAAACTCCAGAGCCGTAGTGTAACGGCTGCGCAGCTCGTGGTAGTGCTGCCAGGCCTCGTCGCGGTTGGCCCGCAATGGCAGGCCGCCTTCCGTCAGCGTGGTATACGCCTCGTTGAAGGCAGTGCGGGCCGGGTCGTCCAGCGGATCATTATCGGGCAGCAGCTCGCTGGGCTCTGTGTGAATGTCGTCGCTGAAAAAGCGGAAAATCCGGTTTATCGACAGGCAGCCGGCCTTGAAGGTCAGTTCTGCCTGCTGGTCGTGGGGGCCGTCTGAGGTGCTGAACAGCAGGGCCGCCGAATCCAGAATCAGCGCCGCCGTAGTCACCCAGGAGCGCCCCGGCTGCGGCGAGCGAAAAAACGACAGAATCGGCAGCGACGTGTGGCTTTCCTCCAACTCCATAAACCAGCCTTCCCAGGCTTCCCACTGGGCCGTGTCGGGCGCTTGCACATCGCGGCGGTGCAGCCACAGCAGCAGCGCGCTGGCGGTAGGTGGGGCGCCGGCCCGCAGCTCCACCCTAGACACCATCATCTCGCGCCGCGAAAAGGCTTGGTAGATGGTAGGTAGGTAGGAGATGAGCAGCGTGAGCAGCAGCAAGCCCAGCGTGGCCTCGGCAAAGGTGAAAACGGTGACGATGGGGCCGCGCGTTTTGTGGGTGCCCAGCGTGAGCAGAGAGCTGCCGCTGAGCTGAAAACAGTCCAGCCAGTCGCCCTCATTCATGCCCCAGTAGATACCGGTAAACCCGACAGCCACTACCGCCAGCCACACCACCGGCAGGGCCACCAGCGCCACGGGCGCGTAGTGGGCCTGCACCCGGTCGCGCCCGCTGAAGGTTTTGTGCCGGGAGGCGGCCAGGTCGAACACCGTGCGCAGCGCCCGGAACACATAGGCATTCAGCTTCACCACCTCGTTGCGCGGCAGCACAAACGAGCGGATAGCGGCCGAGAGCGTGAGAATGACCAGGAGCACACCAGCCGCAAAAGCCAGCGCGTGCAGCGCGTAATAGAGCATAGAAAAGCAAAACCGCCACCCAGGCGGGTGGCGGTTGTTGTACTGTGTTGTGTGTGATAGGGTTGGCGGGCGGCCATAATGGGCTTGCCCAGCGCTACCCCCGCGCCTTCCACATCTTCCGGAACGACTGCGGGGCCACTTCCAGGGCGTCGCGGCGCTTGCTCCAGCCTACTTGGCTGAGCAGGCGCAGCAGCACCCAGTTTTTGGCGCGGGCCGGCAATAGGTCCAGCAGGCGGCGGTTTTTCATGGCCAGCAGCCACAGCCGGATGGCCGTGCGCTCTTCTTTGTCGGTGAGGTTTTCGCGCACGGCCTGCTGGCGGTTTTGCAGCAGCAGGTTATGAATCGGAATCTTGACCGGGCACACCGAGGTGCAGGCGCCGCACAGGCTGCTAGCGTAGCTCAAGTGCTTATTATCGGCCATGCCGGCCAGGTGCGGGCTGATAACCGAGCCGATGGGGCCGGAGTAGGTGGTTTCGTAGGTGTGGCCGCCGATGTTCTTGTACACCGGGCAGATGTTGAGGCAGGCCCCGCAGCGGATGCAGTGCAGCGCCTCGCGCTGGGCGGGCTGGGCCAGTAGGTTGGTGCGGCCGTTGTCGAGCAGCACCACAATCATTTCGTCGGGGCCGTCTTTTTCCAGCGGCTGGCGCGGGCCAGTATAGATGGTGTTGTATACCGTCACCTGCTGGCCGGTGCCGCTGGTGCTGAGCAGGGGCCAGAACAAAGCTAGGTCCTCCAGCTTCGGAATCACCTTCTCGATGCCCACAATGGCAATATGGGTGCGCGGAAAGGTGGCCGAGAGGCGGGCGTTGCCTTCGTTTTCGGTTACGGCCACTGCACCGGTATCCGCAATCAGGAAGTTGCCGCCCGTGATGCCCACTTCCGCCGAGGTGTACTTGTTGCGCAGCAGATGGCGCGCCGTGAGCACCAGCTTCTGGGCGTCGTCGGTGTACTCGATGCCGAGGTGCTTGACGAAGATGTCGGCAATATCGAGCTTGCTCAGGTGCATGGCCGGCGTCACGATATGGTAGGGCCGCTCGCCGTTCAACTGCACAATGAACTCGCCCAGGTCCGTCTCCACCGACTCGATGCCGTTCTGCTCCAGAAAGTGGTTGAGGTGGATTTCCTCGGTGGTCATGCTCTTGGCCTTCACCACGGTGCGGGCGTGGCGCCGGCTCATGATCTTGCCGATTTCGCGCAGGGCCTCGTCGGCGTCCCGCGCCCAAATCACCTTGCCGCCGCGGGCCGTGAAGTTGCGCTCAAACTCCAGCAGGTAATCGTCGAGGTGGTTGATGGCCTGCGCCTTCAGGTACGACGCCCGTTCGCGGGCCAGCTCGTGGTCGTGGTAGAAGCCCAGCCCGGTGGTCACGGCCGCGTTGTACTTCCCGATATTGAAGCGGATTTTGCGGCGGTGCTCCAGGTCGAAGGCCTTGTTCTCGCTGTCGAGCTGAAACTGACTGGATTTCGTGGCTATCATGGCGGTACGCTGAAATTACTCCTGCAAATTACTCAATCAACCCCAGCATGACATCTGTCGTCATCCCACAGCCCTTGCCACCCGACGGCTTCCCGGTGCCCATAGCCCGGATCGACAGCGCCTTCCGGCTGCTGGGGTTTCTGCCCGGCTACTCCCACAACGACCTCACGTGCCGGCTGGTACTGCACGAAACGCACTGGGAAATCAAGATACTGACCACGCAGCAGCATTCCTACCCGGCTATAAAGCAAGTGGATTTCAAGCCCGAAAGTTTCTGGAGTGGCGCGCGGGTGCTGCTCAGCGTGCAGCCCGACCACCTCGAATACACAATAAAACCCTCGTCCGGGGCTGTTGCCAGAGCCTTGCTCCGGTTCTGCCTCGAACGAGGGCTAACACTGACGCCGGCTGCCCGCCAGCAGGCGCTGGCCGGCTAGGGCGCTATTTCTTGTTGGAGTCTACCACAATCCGCGTGTCGCGGTTGGCCAGCTCCCAGGCCGAATGGAACACGAGGCGGGCCCGCTTTTCCATCTTCGGAAACTCGATTTTCTCTACTTCGTCGCCGGCACCGTGATAGTCGTCGTGCACGCCGTTGAAGAAGAACGCCACCGGAATCTTGTGCTTGGCGAAGTTATAGTGGTCGGAGCGGTAGTAGAAGCGGTTGGGGTCTTCGGGGTCGTTGAAGCGGAAGTCCAGGTCCATCTTCACGTACTGCGCGTTGGCGTTGAGCACGATTTCGTGCAGCTCCGACGAGAGCTTGTCGGAGCCGATAACGTACACGTAGTCGCCTTTGCCTTCGTGCTCCTTGTCGGTGCGGCCCACCATGTCGGTGTTCAGGTCGGCCACGGTCTGGGCCAGCGGAAACACGGGGTGGTCGGTGTAGTACTCCGAGCCGAGCAGGCCTTTTTCCTCGCCCGTTACGGCCAGAAACAGGATGCTGCGGCGCGGACCGTGGCCTTCGGCTTTGGCTTTCATGAAGGCCTGGGCCATTTCTAGCACCGTCACGGTGCCGGAGCCGTCGTCGTCGGCGCCGTTGTTTACCTCGCCGTTAATGATGCCGATGTGGTCGTAGTGAGCCGACAGCACCAGCACTTCATCTTTTTTATCGGTGCCTTCGAGGTAGCCCAGCACGTTTTCGGTGGTGAAGTCCTCGCGCTTCTTGGGGGCCGTGATGGTGAATTTCACCGGCTTGAAGGGGCTGGCAACGGGCTTGCCGGCTTTGCCGGTGGCATCCATGTACTTGGTTACGGCCGCGGCGTTGGAGCCCAGCAGCTGGTAGCCCAGCTTCGGCGACAAAAAGAACGCCGCGCGACGGCCATCGGGCTTGGCATCCTTGAACGAGATGCTGGGCCGGCGCAGGTACGGCATCATGCGCGGTACCAGCTTGTCGAAGTTGTTGTTGGGGTCGAAGCTGACGAAGAACACGCTGCGGGCGCCTTTCTCGGCGGCTTTGGCGGCCTTGGCGCGGTAGTCGTTGCCCCACTTGCTGGGGGCGCCGTCTTTGCCCAGCACGGGCTTGCCGTCGGGGCCGGTGGGCTCGCCCAGCAGAATCAGCACGTCCTTGCCCTGCACGTCTTTGCCGGTGTAGTCGGAGTAGCCATCCTGCTCAATACCGTAGCCCAGAAACACCGGCTGCACGCTGGTAGCCTGCTGAAACGGCGAGTTGCCCATGGCGTAGAAATCCGTCAGCCACTTGTAGGTCTGAGTGCCGGCCTTGATGGTGGCGGTTTCCTCCCAGGTGCTGCGCTCCATCGTGAAGTGCTGCAGATACGGGTTGTCGGAGCCCGTAACGGGGCCGGCTAGGCCCAGCTTCTTGAACTCGGTGCTGAGGTAGTCGGCGGCCATTTTCTGGCCTTTCTCGCCGGTTTCGCGGCCTTCGTAGGCATCAGAGGCCAGCACGGTCAGGTGCTGGCGCAGGTCTTCCTGCGTGATGGTGGCGGCGTAGGTGCCGGCCCACTCGGTGGGCTTGTCGGTGGCCAGGGTGGGCGTCGTCAGTACGGCGCCGTCGGTGGGCTGCACCACGGCCGGCGCCTCGGTTTTGGCGCCGCGCTTTTTCTTGACTTTGATTTTGTCGGGAGCCTGCTGGGCTACCGCCGAAACGGTAGCGCCAACCAGCAGCAGCCCGGCCAGAAAGGAGGAGGAGGTGGACATAGAAGGTCGGTTTAAACGACGGTAAGGACGGAATTTCTGCCGAAGGCTGCACGCGGCGCGCCGCCTTGCGCGGGCTACTTGCTGATCAGCACCGAGGCGTAAGCGGCCACGCCTTCGCGGCGGCCCACGAAGCCCAGCTTCTCGGTGGTGGTGGCTTTGATGCTGATATCGTCGGCGTCGATGCCCATTACTTCGGCCAGCACGCGCTGCATCTCGGCAATATGCGGGTTGACTTTGGGGGCTTCGAGGCAGATGGTGGAGTCGATGTTGCTGATGCGGTAGCCGCGCTCCGTGAGCAGGCGCACCACTTCCTTCAGCAGCCGCTTGCTGTCGATGCCCTTGTACTGCGGGTCGGTGTCGGGGAAGTGGAAGCCGATGTCGCGCAGGTTGGCCGCGCCCAGCAGCGCGTCGCAGATAACGTGGATGAGCACGTCGGCATCGGAGTGGCCGAGGGCGCCGTGGGTGTGCGGTACCTGAATGCCGCCGAGCCAGAAAGGCAGGCCCTCTTGGAGCTGATGAACGTCATAGCCGAAGCCGGTCCGGATTTTCATAGGGGTGGGGTTCGTTTTTCGATTTTTCGCGCCTCGTTTTTCGGGTTTGACTTTTCGGTTTGTGGCGCTGCTGAGGCCAGAAAACGGAAAACGAAGCACGAAAAACCCATTAGGCAGTGCCAAGGTACGGCAACGGCGCGGTTGGGTGCTCGGAGAAAAAAAACGGGCCGCGGCTAAAGTAAAAACCGCCGCCGTGCGTCGCCAAAGGCACCGGCACTGGAATCGGTGAAAATGGATAGCAAAAAATTAATGGAAACTATGGAATCAGTAAAAGTTTCCGCAGTACCTTTGCTGCCGTAATCATGGAAATCAAAGACCGAATCCTACAAGCCGCCATCGGCCTCTTCACCCGTAACGGGATTAAGAGCGTGTCGATGGACGACATTGCTACCCACCTGGGTATCTCGAAGAAGACGCTCTACAAGTGGTTCGAAAACAAGGACCAGATTGTATCAGCCGTCATTCATAACCACCTGACCGGAGTACAGGGCGAGTGCGAAGGCATCATCAGCCACGCCCGCAACGCCGTGGACGAGATGGTGCAGATGATGGACTGGGCCAAGCGGCAGTTTGCCAACGTGAACCCCAACGCCATCCACGATTTGCGCAAGTACTACCCTGCCGCCTGGGGCCTGTTTCACGAGCACAAGAGCAGCTTCATTCTGCAGCAGATTCAGGCCAACCTGCGCCGGGGCGTGCAGGAAGGCCTCTACCGCGCCGACCTCGACATTGAGGTGCTCTCGCGCCTGCGCCTGGCCCAGATTGACGTGCTCTTCGACCCGGAAGTATTCCCGCCCGCGCAGTTCGACCAGATGCGGGTGCAGATGGCCTCCAACGAGCATTTTCTGCTGGGTGTGGTGTCTTTGAAAGGCCACAAACTCATCAACGAGTACCGTCACGTGACGGAAGAAGAATAAGCTTCATCACCGCTTTTCCTGATATGAAAACCAATCTTCGCGTGTTGTTGCTGGCCGCCGGGCCGGGCCTGCTGGCCCCCGCCGGGGCTGTGCTGGCGCAAACCGCCCCGGCCCAGCAGCCGGCGCTGGCTACCTCCACGGCCACTGGCCTCATGCCCCTGAGCCTGCAGCAGGCCATCGACTACGCCGTCAAGAACAAGTCGTCGTTGCTGGCCACGCGCCTCAACGAGCAGACGGCCCGCGCCAAAGTGGGCGAGATTCGGTCGGCCGGCCTGCCGCAGGTGAACGTGGCGGCCAACGTGGCCGACAACTTCAAGCTGCAGAAAAGCCTCGTGGACTTTGGGGCCCTGGGCGGCGGAAGCTCCGCAACCACCCTCACGCCAGCCGACATTGCTGCCGCTCAAAGCGGCCGGACGGTAAACCTGGGCACGGTTTCGTTGCCCTCGGAGCCGGTGCCGCCGCAGGCGTTTGCCTTTGGCCTGCAGTGGGCCGGCAACACCAGCGCCTCGGTGTCGCAGCTGCTGTTTGATGGGGCCTACCTCATCGGCCTGAAAGCAGCCAAAGTGTACGAGCAGCTGGCCCAGAAGCAAACCCAGCAGGCCGA is from Hymenobacter yonginensis and encodes:
- a CDS encoding LutB/LldF family L-lactate oxidation iron-sulfur protein, with translation MIATKSSQFQLDSENKAFDLEHRRKIRFNIGKYNAAVTTGLGFYHDHELARERASYLKAQAINHLDDYLLEFERNFTARGGKVIWARDADEALREIGKIMSRRHARTVVKAKSMTTEEIHLNHFLEQNGIESVETDLGEFIVQLNGERPYHIVTPAMHLSKLDIADIFVKHLGIEYTDDAQKLVLTARHLLRNKYTSAEVGITGGNFLIADTGAVAVTENEGNARLSATFPRTHIAIVGIEKVIPKLEDLALFWPLLSTSGTGQQVTVYNTIYTGPRQPLEKDGPDEMIVVLLDNGRTNLLAQPAQREALHCIRCGACLNICPVYKNIGGHTYETTYSGPIGSVISPHLAGMADNKHLSYASSLCGACTSVCPVKIPIHNLLLQNRQQAVRENLTDKEERTAIRLWLLAMKNRRLLDLLPARAKNWVLLRLLSQVGWSKRRDALEVAPQSFRKMWKARG
- a CDS encoding M28 family peptidase, giving the protein MSTSSSFLAGLLLVGATVSAVAQQAPDKIKVKKKRGAKTEAPAVVQPTDGAVLTTPTLATDKPTEWAGTYAATITQEDLRQHLTVLASDAYEGRETGEKGQKMAADYLSTEFKKLGLAGPVTGSDNPYLQHFTMERSTWEETATIKAGTQTYKWLTDFYAMGNSPFQQATSVQPVFLGYGIEQDGYSDYTGKDVQGKDVLILLGEPTGPDGKPVLGKDGAPSKWGNDYRAKAAKAAEKGARSVFFVSFDPNNNFDKLVPRMMPYLRRPSISFKDAKPDGRRAAFFLSPKLGYQLLGSNAAAVTKYMDATGKAGKPVASPFKPVKFTITAPKKREDFTTENVLGYLEGTDKKDEVLVLSAHYDHIGIINGEVNNGADDDGSGTVTVLEMAQAFMKAKAEGHGPRRSILFLAVTGEEKGLLGSEYYTDHPVFPLAQTVADLNTDMVGRTDKEHEGKGDYVYVIGSDKLSSELHEIVLNANAQYVKMDLDFRFNDPEDPNRFYYRSDHYNFAKHKIPVAFFFNGVHDDYHGAGDEVEKIEFPKMEKRARLVFHSAWELANRDTRIVVDSNKK
- the ispF gene encoding 2-C-methyl-D-erythritol 2,4-cyclodiphosphate synthase produces the protein MKIRTGFGYDVHQLQEGLPFWLGGIQVPHTHGALGHSDADVLIHVICDALLGAANLRDIGFHFPDTDPQYKGIDSKRLLKEVVRLLTERGYRISNIDSTICLEAPKVNPHIAEMQRVLAEVMGIDADDISIKATTTEKLGFVGRREGVAAYASVLISK
- a CDS encoding TetR/AcrR family transcriptional regulator, whose protein sequence is MEIKDRILQAAIGLFTRNGIKSVSMDDIATHLGISKKTLYKWFENKDQIVSAVIHNHLTGVQGECEGIISHARNAVDEMVQMMDWAKRQFANVNPNAIHDLRKYYPAAWGLFHEHKSSFILQQIQANLRRGVQEGLYRADLDIEVLSRLRLAQIDVLFDPEVFPPAQFDQMRVQMASNEHFLLGVVSLKGHKLINEYRHVTEEE